Proteins encoded by one window of Papio anubis isolate 15944 chromosome 7, Panubis1.0, whole genome shotgun sequence:
- the PPP4R4 gene encoding serine/threonine-protein phosphatase 4 regulatory subunit 4 isoform X2 has translation MQLTAAVSFLTILQDESVSIHSYTHSFLQVILLHLEHRDTGVSNAWLETLLSVIEVLPKETLRHEILNPLVSKAQLSQTVQSRLVSCKILGKLTNKFDAHTIKREILPLVKSLCQDVEYEVRSCMCRQLENIAQGIGTELTKSVVLPELIELSRDEGSSVRLAAFETLVNLLDIFDTDDRSQTILPLVKSFCEKSFKADESILISLSFHLGKLCHGLYGIFTPDQHLRFLEFYKKLCTLGLQQENGHNENQIPPQILEQEKKYISVRKNCAYNFPAMIVFVDPKNFHMELYSTFFCLCHDPEVPVRYTIAICFYEVSKLLNSGVYLIHKELITLLQDESLEVLDALIDHLPEILELMSTGGESSVQENKLSSLPDLIPALTAAEQRAAASLKWRTHEKLLQKYACLPHVISSDQIYYRFLQRMFTIMMTNNVLPVQKAASRTLCIFLRYNRKQEQRHEVIQKLIEQLGQGKSYWNRLRFLDTCEFIIEIFSKSFFCKYFFLPAIELTHDPVANVRMKLCYLLPKVKSTLKIPADKHLLQQLEMCVRKLLCQEKDKDVLAIVKRTVLELDRMEMSMDAFQKKFYEKDLLDQEKEREELLLLEMEQLEKEKQQNDGRPMSDKVFEKKRRDTKTPTQSLPKNIPISVPGPSSVTPSTSKEIKKSKLIRSQSFNNQAFHAKYGNLEKCASKSSTAGYTPVSGLGKTSVLSLTDDSFRTRNASSVPPSFSPNTPLPSTSRGTGNSVDPKSSGSKDTQPRKATLKSRKSNP, from the exons ATGCAGTTAACGGCTGCGGTGTCATTTCTGACCATTCTGCAGGACGAATCAGTGTCAATTCATTCATATACCCACTCATTCCTCCAAGTCATTCTCCTGCATCTGGAGCACAGGGACACAG GTGTCAGCAATGCATGGCTGGAAACTCTTCTGTCTGTTATAGAAGTATTGCCAAAAGAAACCCTACGGCATGAG ATTTTGAATCCACTTGTTTCCAAGGCACAACTTTCCCAAACAGTCCAGTCTCGTTTAGTTAGTtgtaaaattttaggaaaattgaCCAACAAATTTGATGCCCACAC CATTAAGCGAGAAATACTTCCTCTGGTAAAATCACTCTGTCAGGATGTAGAATATGAAGTTCGATCTTGTATGTGTCGGCAATTAGAAAATATAGCTCAGGGCATTGG GACAGAACTTACAAAAAGCGTGGTGCTCCCTGAATTAATAGAACTTTCTAGGGATGAAGGCAGCAGTGTACGACTTGCAGCTTTTGAAACTTTGGTTAATCTGCTTGACATATTTGATACAG atgacAGAAGTCAAACTATACTTCCCTTAGTGAAATCATTTTGTGAAAAATCTTTCAAAGCAGATGAAtcaattcttatttctttatctttccatttaGGAAAACTATGTCATGGACTATATG gaATTTTCACTCCAGATCAGCACTTgagatttttggaattttataagaaactttgTACATTGGGTTTGCAACAAGAAAATGGACACAATGAAAACCAGATTCCACCCCAAATCTTAGAGCAggagaagaaatatatttcagtacGGAAGAACTGTGCTTATAACTTTCCg GCCATGATTGTTTTTGTTGATCCTAAAAACTTCCACATGGAACTCTATTCTACATTCTTCTGCCTTTGCCATGACCCTGAAGTACCAGTCAGATACACTATTGCTATTTGCTTTTATGAA GTGTCTAAGCTTCTGAATTCTGGagtatatttaatacataaagaACTAATAACATTATTACAAGATGAATCACTGGAG GTACTAGATGCTCTTATAGATCATCTTCCAGAAATCTTGGAACTTATGTCTACTGGTGGAGAAAGCAGTGTTCAAGAAAATAAG TTATCTTCTCTGCCTGACTTGATTCCAGCACTCACAGCCGCTGAACAGCGAGCTGCAGcctctttaaaatggagaactCACGAGAAGCTACTTCAGAAATATGCCTGCCTGCCACATGTCATATCAAGTGATCAGATTTATTACCGTTTCTTACAAAGAATGTTCACAATCATGATGACAAAT AATGTCTTACCTGTCCAAAAGGCAGCCTCACGAACTCTATGCATTTTTCTGCGTTATAATCGTAAACAAGAACAGAGACATGAGGtcattcaaaaattaattgaac aATTGGGCCAAGGAAAAAGTTACTGGAATAGACTTCGATTTTTGGATACCTGTGAATTTATTATAGAGatattttccaaatcatttttctgtaaatatttctttctacctGCTATTGAACTGACACATGATCCAGTAGCAAACGTGAG AATGAAACTTTGCTACCTGTTGCCCAAAGTGAAATCTACTCTGAAGATTCCTGCTGATAAGCATCTACTTCAGCAGTTAGAAATGTGTGTGAGAAAACTCCTGTgtcaagaaaaagataaagatgtTCTGGCTATTGTAAAAAGA ACTGTGTTAGAGTTGGACAGAATGGAAATGTCTATGGATGCT tTTCAGAAAAAGTTTTATGAGAAAGATTTGTTggatcaagagaaagaaagagaagaactaCTTCTTTTGGAAATG GAAcaattagagaaagaaaagcaacagaaTGATGGAAGGCCCATGAGTGATAAAGTGTTTGAAAAGAAAC GTAGAGACACTAAGACACCAACGCAAAGTCTGCCCAAGAACATCCCCATTTCTGTTCCTGGACCCTCTTCTGTCACCCCATCGACAA gtaaagaaatcaagaaatccaAATTGATTCGAAGCCAGTCTTTTAATAATCAAGCTTTTCATGCAAAATATGGCAACTTAGAGAAATGTGCTAG TAAAAGTTCTACAGCAGGATATACACCTGTCTCAGGGTTAGGAAAGACTTCTGTGCTTTCACTAACTG